In Fibrobacter sp. UWR2, the following are encoded in one genomic region:
- a CDS encoding DNA topoisomerase — protein MILLVAEKPSVANQHYRPMLERIEGEKFTQGDGCLIGKNHCITWCVGHLITLAPLDAYPGYEGGWRLSNLPLLPEKFRLMEIESTRKQLAVVRQMMEQADVLVNGADAGREGNLIFDLVLDFTPAFKQKTIKRLWVNSYVAKDLDKAWKNLEDATQRVNLSYAARLRQRADWMVGLNATRAYTLTAGRGKMISVGRVQTPTLNLVVERDTLVEQFKELYYYSVVGTWKGYQAQYVKQETKEDTRSPAKPGMTNDGLKVAVFEKEAEANAVVERCKPPAPATIAKIDTQQKKQFPQKPFDLTELQKEGNKRFKFSAQQVLDCAQNLYEKKLLTYPRTDSQYLPDTMKQEAYALAQRLASPEQKGVMRNESENFVFINSSKVTDHFAIIPTGETPNGLPEMEQKIYDLAKERFVQAWLKPYVWSEMEIILEAKGGETNAPDLFRLKLKRNEDLGFRALVKETKDERRKTKGKKSDAGAEAGKADGGAEGKGDSDEITNLVEAFPEWNVGDTSPFDSVELQKKKKSKPKYYTEATLLAAMKTAGKQIENEELAEAMKDRGLGTPATQAGIIETLKKRGFIEAQKNYLVSTERGREVIALMDEKVKSPEMTGEWEYKLSQVEKGQLTPVEFRDGIVNYVKELFEHLREKYGSQFERETVTEAIACPKCGQPLEIAPWGYVCPNAECGFRFGHTVAGKMLAHSEVKALLAGETVGPLSGFKSKKGSEFSAKLTLDKDFNIQFAFESDGKFHGQKTDYKCPLCGSPLEENKNAIFCNCNFTLFKTIAGHTLTAKEIAALFTSGHTPLIQGFKSKKGTEFAAALKWGEGADKGRAVFEFQHRDLPCPVCGGNLRFRGSTPQQSGPQGTNETGAYVCPQCNYGIPQVFYQRKFSDEEIEELLKKKATPILEPFKKNETTFRAALELREGGKIAFNKLTVEVIESAHGN, from the coding sequence ATGATTCTCCTCGTCGCCGAAAAGCCCTCTGTTGCAAACCAACACTACCGCCCGATGCTCGAGCGGATCGAGGGAGAGAAGTTCACGCAGGGCGACGGATGCCTTATCGGCAAGAACCACTGCATCACCTGGTGCGTGGGCCACCTGATTACGCTCGCGCCGCTCGACGCCTACCCCGGTTACGAAGGCGGTTGGCGACTTTCAAACCTACCGCTTTTGCCCGAAAAATTCCGCCTGATGGAAATCGAGAGCACCCGAAAGCAGCTCGCGGTAGTGCGCCAGATGATGGAACAGGCCGACGTGCTCGTGAACGGCGCGGATGCCGGCCGCGAAGGAAACCTGATTTTCGATTTGGTGCTCGACTTTACGCCCGCATTCAAGCAGAAGACCATCAAGCGCCTGTGGGTGAACAGCTACGTGGCGAAGGATCTGGACAAGGCGTGGAAGAACCTGGAAGACGCCACGCAGCGCGTAAACCTGAGCTATGCCGCACGGCTCCGCCAGCGGGCCGACTGGATGGTGGGCCTCAACGCGACACGCGCCTACACGCTCACCGCCGGGCGCGGGAAAATGATTTCAGTAGGTCGAGTGCAAACACCGACCTTGAACCTGGTCGTGGAACGCGATACCCTAGTGGAGCAGTTCAAGGAACTGTACTACTACAGCGTCGTCGGCACATGGAAAGGGTATCAGGCGCAATACGTCAAGCAGGAAACAAAAGAGGATACTAGATCCCCGGCCAAGCCGGGGATGACAAATGACGGTTTAAAAGTCGCGGTTTTTGAGAAGGAAGCGGAAGCGAATGCGGTCGTGGAGCGTTGCAAGCCGCCCGCACCGGCGACCATCGCGAAAATCGACACCCAGCAGAAAAAGCAGTTCCCGCAGAAACCCTTCGACCTCACGGAACTGCAGAAAGAAGGAAACAAGCGTTTCAAGTTCAGCGCCCAACAAGTATTGGACTGCGCACAGAACCTCTACGAAAAGAAGCTGCTCACCTACCCGCGCACCGACTCGCAATACCTGCCCGACACCATGAAGCAGGAAGCCTACGCGCTCGCGCAGAGGCTCGCCAGCCCCGAACAGAAGGGCGTGATGCGCAACGAAAGCGAGAATTTCGTCTTCATCAACTCGAGCAAGGTCACCGACCACTTCGCCATCATCCCGACCGGCGAAACCCCGAACGGGCTCCCTGAAATGGAGCAGAAGATTTACGACCTAGCCAAAGAACGCTTTGTACAGGCATGGCTCAAGCCGTACGTATGGAGCGAGATGGAAATTATCCTTGAGGCGAAAGGCGGCGAAACGAATGCGCCGGACCTTTTCCGCCTAAAGCTGAAGCGCAACGAGGATTTGGGATTCCGCGCGCTGGTAAAAGAGACGAAAGACGAGAGACGAAAGACGAAAGGAAAGAAGAGCGATGCCGGCGCGGAGGCCGGAAAAGCTGACGGAGGCGCCGAAGGCAAGGGCGACAGCGACGAAATCACGAACCTGGTCGAAGCCTTCCCGGAATGGAACGTGGGCGACACCTCCCCCTTCGACAGCGTAGAACTGCAGAAGAAAAAGAAGAGCAAGCCCAAGTACTACACCGAGGCGACTCTCCTTGCCGCAATGAAGACTGCCGGCAAGCAAATCGAGAACGAGGAACTCGCCGAGGCCATGAAGGACCGCGGGCTCGGCACTCCGGCCACGCAGGCGGGCATCATCGAGACACTCAAAAAGCGCGGGTTCATCGAGGCGCAAAAAAATTACCTGGTCAGTACAGAGCGCGGGCGCGAAGTCATCGCGCTCATGGACGAGAAGGTGAAATCGCCCGAGATGACGGGTGAATGGGAGTACAAGCTCTCCCAGGTCGAAAAAGGCCAGCTCACGCCGGTAGAATTCCGCGACGGAATCGTCAACTACGTGAAGGAACTCTTCGAACACCTGCGGGAGAAATACGGGAGCCAGTTCGAGCGCGAAACCGTAACCGAGGCCATTGCGTGCCCCAAGTGCGGCCAGCCGCTCGAAATCGCCCCGTGGGGCTACGTGTGCCCCAATGCGGAATGCGGCTTCAGGTTCGGGCACACCGTGGCAGGCAAGATGCTCGCCCACTCCGAAGTCAAGGCACTCCTCGCCGGCGAAACCGTCGGCCCGCTTTCCGGTTTCAAGAGCAAGAAGGGCTCCGAATTCTCGGCCAAACTCACGCTCGACAAGGATTTCAATATTCAGTTCGCCTTCGAGAGCGACGGCAAGTTCCACGGGCAAAAGACAGATTACAAGTGCCCGCTGTGCGGTAGCCCGCTCGAAGAAAACAAGAACGCGATATTCTGCAATTGCAACTTTACCCTCTTCAAGACAATCGCGGGCCACACGCTTACCGCAAAAGAAATCGCGGCACTGTTCACAAGCGGGCACACGCCGCTCATTCAAGGCTTCAAGAGCAAAAAGGGCACCGAATTCGCGGCCGCCCTCAAGTGGGGCGAAGGCGCCGACAAGGGCCGTGCCGTATTCGAATTCCAGCACAGGGACCTCCCCTGCCCCGTATGCGGCGGCAACCTGCGCTTCCGCGGCAGCACTCCCCAGCAAAGCGGCCCGCAGGGCACAAACGAAACCGGCGCCTACGTGTGCCCGCAATGCAACTACGGCATTCCGCAGGTGTTCTACCAGCGCAAATTCAGCGACGAAGAAATCGAAGAACTGCTAAAGAAAAAAGCGACCCCAATTTTGGAGCCGTTCAAGAAAAACGAAACCACCTTCCGTGCAGCCTTGGAACTGCGGGAAGGTGGAAAAATCGCCTTCAACAAGTTGACCGTTGAAGTCATCGAAAGTGCGCACGGCAACTAG
- a CDS encoding FISUMP domain-containing protein — protein sequence MLKKFVLGSMVVVAALLGNACGDDDSSFAPRDEDSSSSICEDCDDASSSSAKSSSSVRSSSSVTPKSSSSSAKSSSSSVRSSSSAPVEDLSSSSAKSSSSSAKSSSSVSSSSAKSSSSSAESSSSEYVPFDHSQTLAGAYKVGENAYKQFTDTRNGRSYYYITITSDYSGKSVTVMAENLNIGKMVPGADDQNNDNEIERYCYNNDTTKCDEFGGLYQWAEMMQLPSRCNTESCADLIQENHQGICPEGWRLFTWDDYVIVRGYKDEYSDGIKGLRSTYGFSGTNASGFSLTGAGMRTKLGAFDGLKEVMAWFRPEEYESDAANRAHHGLFDNNDFAPAKENRDLKVNGFSVRCVMVEK from the coding sequence ATGCTGAAGAAGTTTGTTCTGGGGAGTATGGTTGTGGTGGCGGCGTTGCTTGGCAATGCTTGCGGCGATGACGACAGCAGTTTCGCCCCGCGGGACGAGGATTCCTCTTCGTCCATTTGCGAAGACTGCGACGATGCCAGCAGCAGCTCTGCGAAGTCAAGCAGTTCCGTGCGGTCGTCATCCAGCGTCACACCGAAATCGAGCAGCAGTTCTGCAAAGTCCAGTAGCAGCTCGGTGCGTTCGTCATCCTCGGCTCCGGTCGAGGATCTGTCTAGCAGTTCAGCAAAGTCCAGTAGCAGCTCGGCGAAGTCTTCTTCGTCGGTGTCTAGCAGTTCCGCAAAATCAAGCAGCAGTTCTGCGGAATCGAGCAGCAGTGAGTACGTTCCGTTCGACCACTCGCAAACGTTGGCTGGTGCCTACAAGGTAGGCGAAAATGCCTATAAGCAGTTTACTGATACACGTAATGGCCGTAGTTACTATTACATTACAATCACATCGGATTACAGCGGAAAATCTGTCACTGTCATGGCCGAAAACCTGAACATTGGCAAAATGGTTCCAGGAGCCGATGATCAGAACAATGACAACGAAATAGAACGTTACTGTTACAATAACGATACCACTAAGTGCGATGAGTTTGGTGGCTTGTACCAGTGGGCGGAAATGATGCAATTGCCAAGCCGTTGCAACACGGAAAGCTGTGCCGATCTTATTCAAGAAAATCATCAAGGAATTTGCCCCGAAGGTTGGCGCTTGTTTACGTGGGATGATTACGTGATTGTTCGCGGTTATAAGGATGAATACAGTGATGGTATCAAAGGTTTACGCTCGACGTATGGTTTTAGTGGGACTAATGCGAGTGGTTTTTCGCTTACAGGTGCTGGTATGAGAACCAAGTTGGGCGCATTTGATGGCTTAAAGGAAGTGATGGCTTGGTTCCGTCCTGAAGAATATGAATCTGATGCGGCAAATCGTGCACACCATGGCTTATTTGATAATAACGATTTTGCACCGGCGAAAGAGAACAGAGATTTAAAAGTTAATGGCTTTTCCGTCCGTTGTGTGATGGTCGAAAAATAA
- a CDS encoding YihY/virulence factor BrkB family protein produces the protein MPDWWKNFSWERLFDSLAARSPKVVKIAVVTGKSFLYYHGMTRAASLTYTTLVAIVPLLILLTSITLAVGFGNFMSDYLPIILEMLGLDWPTDQVQAIVENAEHIPIGKLGFIGALGLFATFILAFGSLETNFNVVWEVKTSRTVIRQIQVYTPFLLIFAGIIGMFAGFVNHVQNVLSLIIVDGFHFSPELLKILITAFWYIAFHFAAMLLIFLMLHALPARSLRQRETGKAPPYSKARLFAVSLMATVIAWICINIYVKILMLIQSAMVTRMSIFYGSLAFIPLFLFLLFGVWSIILCANSLVWTICYWPESSQKKWNWTATLEDVHNAEQSEKND, from the coding sequence ATGCCCGATTGGTGGAAAAACTTTTCCTGGGAACGGCTGTTCGATAGTCTCGCCGCCCGTTCGCCCAAGGTAGTGAAAATCGCTGTCGTTACCGGCAAGTCGTTCCTGTATTATCACGGAATGACCCGTGCGGCATCGCTCACCTACACCACACTGGTGGCCATAGTTCCCCTGCTCATTTTGTTGACATCCATCACACTTGCGGTCGGCTTCGGCAACTTCATGAGCGACTACCTGCCCATTATTCTCGAAATGTTGGGTCTGGACTGGCCCACCGACCAAGTGCAGGCGATTGTCGAAAATGCGGAGCACATCCCCATCGGAAAGCTCGGATTCATCGGCGCCCTCGGCCTCTTTGCGACATTCATCCTCGCCTTCGGGAGTCTCGAGACGAACTTCAACGTCGTCTGGGAAGTCAAGACCTCCAGAACGGTCATCCGTCAGATCCAGGTCTACACCCCCTTCCTGCTCATTTTCGCGGGTATCATCGGAATGTTCGCCGGGTTCGTAAACCACGTGCAGAACGTGCTCTCGCTGATTATCGTGGACGGGTTCCACTTCTCGCCCGAGCTCCTGAAGATCCTCATTACCGCATTCTGGTACATCGCGTTCCACTTCGCCGCGATGCTGCTCATATTCCTGATGCTCCACGCACTCCCCGCCAGAAGCCTCAGGCAGCGTGAGACCGGCAAGGCGCCCCCCTACTCCAAGGCCAGGCTCTTCGCGGTTTCCCTCATGGCGACAGTCATTGCATGGATCTGCATCAACATCTACGTAAAAATTCTCATGCTCATCCAGAGCGCGATGGTAACCCGCATGTCCATCTTCTACGGGTCGCTCGCCTTTATCCCGCTGTTCCTGTTCTTGCTCTTTGGCGTGTGGTCCATCATCCTGTGCGCAAACAGCCTCGTATGGACCATCTGCTACTGGCCGGAATCCTCGCAAAAGAAATGGAACTGGACCGCAACCCTGGAGGACGTCCACAATGCAGAACAATCAGAAAAAAACGACTAG
- a CDS encoding diaminopimelate dehydrogenase codes for MAKIAILGYGNLGRGVECAVKQAPDMELVAVFTRRDPSTVKIQTAGVPVLNVSEMEAWKGKVDLLIICGGSATDLPVLTPKYAAMFNVIDSFDTHAKIPQHFAAVDAAAKAAGKIAMISVGWDPGMFSLNRVYAQSILPEGKDYTFWGKGVSQGHSDAVRRIKGVKNAKQYTCPVEAALEAVRSGSMPELTTRQKHTRLVYVVAEEGADKAYIENAIKTMPNYFDEYDTTVNFISEEEFNKNHSGLAHGGFVIRTGKTGMNKEHTHVIEYSLKLDSNPEFTTSVLVAYARAALRMKANGVTGCKTVLDVPPAYLSTLSDEELRAHCL; via the coding sequence ATGGCAAAGATTGCTATTCTCGGTTACGGTAACCTCGGTCGCGGTGTAGAATGCGCCGTGAAGCAGGCTCCGGATATGGAACTCGTCGCTGTTTTCACCCGTCGTGACCCCTCTACGGTCAAGATCCAGACGGCTGGCGTTCCGGTGCTGAACGTTTCTGAAATGGAAGCCTGGAAAGGCAAGGTGGACCTGCTCATCATCTGTGGCGGTTCCGCTACCGACCTGCCGGTGCTCACCCCGAAGTATGCCGCCATGTTCAACGTGATCGATTCCTTCGACACGCACGCCAAGATTCCGCAGCACTTCGCTGCCGTCGACGCTGCTGCCAAGGCCGCCGGCAAGATCGCGATGATCTCCGTCGGTTGGGACCCGGGCATGTTCAGCCTGAACCGCGTGTACGCCCAGTCTATCCTCCCGGAAGGCAAGGACTACACGTTCTGGGGCAAGGGTGTTTCCCAGGGCCATAGCGACGCTGTCCGCCGCATCAAGGGCGTGAAGAACGCCAAGCAGTACACCTGCCCGGTGGAAGCTGCTCTCGAAGCTGTGCGTAGCGGTTCCATGCCGGAACTCACCACGCGCCAGAAGCACACGCGTCTCGTTTACGTGGTTGCCGAAGAAGGTGCCGACAAGGCCTACATCGAAAACGCCATCAAGACGATGCCGAACTACTTCGATGAATACGACACCACGGTGAATTTCATCAGCGAAGAAGAATTCAACAAGAACCACAGCGGGCTCGCTCACGGCGGTTTCGTGATTCGTACTGGCAAGACAGGCATGAATAAGGAACACACCCACGTGATCGAATACAGCCTCAAGCTCGATTCCAACCCGGAATTCACGACGAGCGTTCTTGTGGCTTACGCCCGCGCCGCTCTCCGCATGAAGGCTAACGGAGTGACCGGTTGCAAGACCGTTCTCGACGTGCCGCCTGCATACCTCAGCACTCTGAGCGACGAAGAACTGAGAGCGCACTGCTTGTAG
- a CDS encoding ATP-binding cassette domain-containing protein, producing the protein MAGSSFISIRGCRLHNLKNVDAQFPLGGVTVVCGPSGCGKSTLVLDTLHGESKRRYLETLSPFAAELLGGRRIVPLDSAEGLPASLAIGASHGETPAKSYALSLSECDGTMRSLFARFAKPACPVCGKPMESTSREEIIREIAGLPQGSKLQFFAPVDNGGKEPRRTKASLDKLSAVFLAQGFTRAMADGVVYSLADLTDAERKIVPQEFFIVVDRVIVRENTRTRIAEAVDGVLKLTHGELILDNGGKRTLYSTVPRCPDHGAGQTRPLEPEDLSPYSRACACPECSGTGSIEPEGAGHDTGDRSEEECPVCNGFRLRQNILNATIGDTTWKDILETPFTSLEKKVRDLFGGRILANQKPAFNALIDRIQAINELGIGYLTAGRAGYSLSGGEIQRLRLSSLSTGHLNGLLIVLDEPASGLHACDVEALWKVLKKVQSRGNTLVLIEHNPLIIKKADWVIEMGPGAGEKGGEILFQGTAKDVLENPQSPTGMWIKGLDEKGRSPHKAGMTTKAPGMTTQATKATASKSRNKAAGISVKDFAMFDMKPVSADFPVQKFSVITGQSGSGKSTLLFRNIATRASAGEFERFGIQAFSILSTGDFHGNRRSTVASAINLNTQLRDLFAKLPESKVRGYTASKFATHAPGGRCENCKGEGVLYDGAGYEETECPVCLGRRFKDEILEVRFKSLSIADVLDLEISEACKIFANLKPFVDKLKPLADTGLGYLRLGQTTAHLSGGERARLRLSIALARAKAPNTLFLFDEPARGLHKKDIEHLLALIHGLTEAGHTVIAIEHAQDFVNDADYVLELSR; encoded by the coding sequence GTGGCTGGTTCGAGTTTCATATCCATACGCGGGTGCAGGCTGCACAACCTCAAGAACGTGGACGCACAGTTCCCGTTAGGGGGCGTTACCGTCGTATGCGGGCCATCCGGCTGCGGCAAGTCGACCCTAGTGCTCGATACGCTGCACGGGGAATCGAAACGACGCTACCTGGAAACACTCTCCCCCTTCGCAGCCGAACTGCTCGGCGGCCGCAGGATTGTCCCGCTGGATAGCGCGGAAGGGTTGCCGGCAAGCCTTGCCATCGGGGCAAGCCACGGGGAAACACCCGCGAAATCGTATGCGCTGAGCCTTTCGGAATGCGACGGCACGATGCGCTCACTGTTCGCCCGGTTCGCGAAGCCCGCGTGCCCCGTATGCGGGAAGCCCATGGAGAGCACGAGCCGCGAAGAGATTATCCGGGAAATTGCAGGGTTGCCGCAAGGGAGCAAGCTGCAGTTTTTCGCCCCCGTAGATAACGGCGGGAAAGAACCGCGCCGGACAAAGGCAAGCCTCGACAAATTGTCGGCGGTGTTCCTGGCACAGGGGTTCACCCGCGCGATGGCCGACGGCGTGGTCTACTCGCTCGCCGACCTCACGGATGCCGAACGCAAGATTGTCCCGCAGGAATTCTTCATCGTCGTAGACCGCGTAATTGTCCGCGAGAACACGCGCACCCGCATCGCCGAGGCCGTAGACGGCGTCCTGAAACTCACGCACGGGGAACTCATTCTCGATAACGGCGGCAAGCGCACGCTTTACAGCACGGTGCCGCGTTGCCCCGACCACGGGGCGGGGCAAACAAGACCGCTCGAGCCCGAAGACCTTTCGCCCTACTCGCGGGCTTGCGCATGCCCTGAATGCAGCGGCACCGGGAGCATTGAACCCGAAGGTGCTGGTCACGACACAGGTGACCGCAGCGAAGAAGAATGCCCCGTATGCAATGGATTTCGGCTGCGGCAGAATATCTTGAACGCGACCATCGGCGACACCACCTGGAAAGACATCCTGGAAACACCGTTCACATCCCTCGAAAAGAAGGTCCGCGACCTTTTCGGCGGGAGAATCCTCGCGAACCAGAAGCCCGCATTCAACGCACTTATCGACCGCATCCAGGCCATCAACGAACTTGGCATCGGCTACCTCACTGCGGGCCGCGCAGGCTACAGCCTCTCAGGTGGCGAAATCCAGAGGCTCAGACTTTCGAGCCTTTCGACCGGCCACCTGAACGGGCTCCTGATTGTCCTCGACGAACCGGCCAGCGGGCTACACGCCTGCGACGTAGAAGCCCTCTGGAAAGTCCTTAAGAAGGTCCAGTCCCGCGGGAACACGCTCGTGCTAATAGAGCACAACCCGCTCATCATCAAGAAGGCGGACTGGGTTATCGAAATGGGGCCTGGCGCCGGCGAGAAAGGCGGCGAAATACTTTTCCAGGGAACAGCAAAGGACGTGCTGGAAAATCCGCAGTCGCCGACGGGGATGTGGATTAAGGGACTGGACGAGAAAGGGAGATCCCCGCACAAGGCGGGGATGACAACAAAGGCGCCGGGGATGACAACTCAGGCGACGAAGGCAACGGCGAGCAAATCGCGCAACAAAGCTGCGGGCATCAGCGTCAAGGACTTCGCGATGTTCGACATGAAGCCTGTCTCGGCAGATTTCCCAGTGCAAAAGTTCAGCGTCATCACGGGCCAGAGCGGCAGCGGCAAGTCCACGCTCCTGTTCAGGAACATAGCCACCCGCGCAAGCGCCGGTGAGTTCGAGCGTTTCGGCATCCAGGCGTTCTCCATACTTTCGACCGGCGACTTCCACGGCAACCGCCGCAGTACGGTCGCGTCCGCCATCAACCTGAACACGCAACTCCGCGACCTGTTCGCGAAACTCCCCGAAAGCAAGGTGCGCGGCTACACCGCCAGCAAATTCGCGACGCACGCTCCCGGCGGCCGTTGCGAGAACTGCAAGGGCGAAGGCGTACTTTACGACGGCGCAGGCTACGAAGAAACCGAATGCCCCGTGTGCCTCGGGCGCCGTTTCAAGGACGAAATCCTGGAAGTACGCTTCAAGTCGCTTTCCATCGCCGACGTCCTCGACCTGGAAATTTCGGAAGCCTGCAAGATTTTCGCAAACCTCAAGCCTTTTGTAGACAAGCTAAAGCCTCTCGCCGACACGGGGCTCGGGTACCTGCGGCTCGGGCAGACCACCGCGCACCTCTCCGGAGGCGAACGCGCCCGCCTGCGCCTTTCCATCGCGCTCGCCCGTGCAAAAGCGCCCAACACACTGTTCCTCTTCGACGAGCCCGCACGCGGCCTGCACAAAAAAGACATCGAGCACCTGCTCGCGCTTATCCACGGGCTCACCGAAGCGGGCCACACCGTCATCGCCATCGAGCACGCACAAGATTTTGTGAACGACGCCGACTACGTGCTGGAACTCAGCCGCTAA